One genomic region from Sulfurimonas sp. encodes:
- a CDS encoding adenylate/guanylate cyclase domain-containing protein, translating to MADILAIILIAFVIIFIYSRLSLLLLSIVFPISFFGIMYANYYLLFTELVILNSIFPLASAFVALLGTLAVNYMFETRQKDMIKGKFATKVSASVMEDILNHADSDALDGAEKEITVFFSDVRGFTNISEAMGNAKSLIKFMNEIMEPMTEIIIDEKGTVDKYIGDAIMAYWNAPLEVDNHADRAVCASLRQLHQLKSLNETLRTNIDYTNVIEMSDKNNIPIVDIGIGLNSGIAIVGEMGSSMRSDYTAIGDPINLGARLESLCKYYNSRLNISNFTKEMLKGDYIYRFLDLVRVKGKIEPIEIWQIHDFDREGEEPIFYESREKLLIELEQYHKAIDLYKAEKFSDALVIFKELNAQENKSNLKICDIYVDRCEHYIEMPPKDFDGVFVHTTKG from the coding sequence TTGGCTGATATTTTGGCTATTATTCTTATCGCTTTTGTTATTATTTTTATATATTCAAGACTTTCTCTCTTGCTTCTTAGTATTGTTTTTCCTATCTCATTTTTTGGGATTATGTATGCAAATTATTATCTCCTTTTTACCGAGTTAGTTATACTAAACTCTATTTTTCCTCTTGCTTCTGCTTTTGTTGCACTTTTAGGAACTTTGGCTGTAAACTATATGTTTGAAACGCGTCAAAAAGATATGATTAAAGGTAAATTTGCTACGAAGGTAAGTGCTAGTGTTATGGAAGATATTTTAAATCATGCGGATTCAGATGCTCTTGATGGTGCAGAAAAAGAGATAACAGTTTTCTTCTCTGATGTTCGAGGTTTTACAAATATTTCTGAAGCTATGGGCAATGCCAAATCACTTATAAAGTTTATGAACGAGATAATGGAGCCAATGACTGAAATAATCATTGATGAAAAAGGTACTGTTGATAAGTATATAGGCGATGCTATTATGGCTTACTGGAATGCTCCACTTGAGGTTGATAATCATGCTGATAGAGCAGTTTGTGCTAGTCTTAGACAACTTCATCAACTTAAAAGTTTAAATGAAACTTTAAGAACAAATATAGATTATACAAATGTTATAGAGATGTCAGATAAGAATAATATCCCGATAGTTGATATTGGTATAGGATTAAATAGTGGTATCGCTATTGTTGGAGAGATGGGCTCTAGTATGCGTTCAGATTATACCGCCATAGGTGACCCGATAAATCTTGGTGCAAGACTTGAATCTTTGTGTAAATACTATAACTCAAGATTAAATATTTCAAACTTTACAAAAGAGATGCTAAAGGGAGATTATATCTACCGTTTTTTAGATTTAGTAAGAGTTAAAGGTAAGATAGAACCTATTGAGATTTGGCAAATTCATGATTTTGATAGAGAAGGTGAAGAACCTATTTTTTATGAAAGTAGAGAAAAACTTCTTATTGAACTTGAACAATATCATAAAGCAATAGATTTATATAAGGCTGAAAAATTTTCAGATGCTTTAGTGATTTTTAAAGAGTTAAATGCACAAGAGAATAAAAGTAATTTAAAAATTTGTGACATTTATGTGGATAGATGCGAACACTATATAGAGATGCCACCAAAAGATTTTGATGGAGTATTTGTTCATACTACTAAGGGTTAG
- a CDS encoding exonuclease domain-containing protein, giving the protein MAKRYVILDTETTGVGENDRVIQLGYMVLGTKDIEVHNEFFSCDTPIGFGAMEVHGITPDMLEGKNSCQDSKSYKRLKELNTDDNYMIIHNAPFDLGMLEKEGFISKMKVIDTLRVAKHILPDEEAHRLQYFRYKMDIYKEEQKEADALGIEVKAHDAIGDVLILKLFLSKLKELVSAKFADANPVDKMVELTSTPILVKSFRFGKHKGKTLQEVASSDAGYLRWMLTGMENLDEDMRYSINHVLGV; this is encoded by the coding sequence TTGGCAAAAAGATATGTGATTTTAGATACTGAAACAACAGGTGTTGGTGAAAACGACAGAGTAATCCAACTAGGTTACATGGTTTTAGGTACAAAAGATATAGAAGTTCACAATGAGTTTTTTTCTTGTGACACACCCATAGGATTTGGTGCGATGGAAGTTCATGGTATAACTCCTGATATGCTTGAAGGTAAAAATAGTTGTCAAGATAGCAAAAGTTATAAAAGACTCAAAGAGTTAAACACAGATGATAATTATATGATAATTCATAATGCTCCTTTTGATTTAGGAATGCTTGAAAAAGAAGGTTTTATCTCTAAAATGAAAGTTATTGATACACTTAGAGTTGCAAAACATATATTGCCAGATGAAGAGGCTCACAGACTTCAATATTTTCGCTATAAAATGGATATATATAAAGAAGAACAAAAAGAAGCAGATGCCCTTGGTATCGAAGTTAAAGCTCATGACGCTATTGGTGATGTTTTGATTTTAAAACTTTTTCTCTCAAAACTAAAAGAGTTAGTAAGTGCCAAATTTGCAGATGCCAATCCTGTTGATAAAATGGTTGAATTAACTTCCACTCCTATCTTAGTTAAAAGCTTTAGATTTGGAAAACATAAAGGTAAAACTTTACAAGAAGTAGCAAGTAGTGACGCTGGATATCTTAGATGGATGCTAACAGGCATGGAAAATTTAGATGAAGATATGAGATATTCTATAAATCATGTTTTAGGCGTCTAA
- a CDS encoding DUF819 domain-containing protein — MITSSLVYIYSLAFLAAFFNLLEKKTSLKIFKFIPVVVFIYAFSMLFASIGVFDKNEEIDSIYKLAKINLLPAMLFLMLLQVDFTHFFKLGKSLLISYVLAVLSIAFGFVFVAFVFNFDTQSSAAFGALAGSWMGGTANMIAIGSALGVGEEAFGYALVVDSVNYTLWVMLLLFLVPFASYFNKFTKSDEVMDKFSGVACACDMGAKKYWLLILLALGASAFSQIIAHNIELLNQTTTIVLVASILGILGSFTKLKTVNGSSEIANSMLYLLIALIGSKAVFDSFSDVSFYVLAGFIILVIHATIMVIGAKIFKLDLFSIAVASLANIGGVAAAPILAATYNKSLVSVGVLMAIMGYLIGTFGGLAVGNILIFMAK; from the coding sequence TTGATTACATCTTCTTTAGTTTATATATATTCTCTGGCATTTCTAGCCGCTTTTTTTAACCTTTTAGAGAAAAAAACTTCTTTGAAAATTTTTAAATTTATTCCTGTTGTTGTATTTATTTATGCTTTTTCTATGCTCTTTGCATCTATTGGTGTTTTTGATAAAAATGAAGAAATAGATAGCATCTATAAGTTAGCAAAAATAAATCTTCTTCCAGCGATGCTCTTCTTAATGTTACTTCAAGTAGATTTCACTCATTTTTTTAAACTTGGAAAATCACTTCTCATTTCTTATGTTTTAGCAGTTTTATCTATCGCTTTTGGTTTTGTATTTGTGGCTTTTGTGTTTAACTTTGACACTCAAAGTTCTGCTGCTTTTGGAGCACTAGCTGGGAGTTGGATGGGTGGAACAGCAAATATGATAGCCATAGGCTCAGCCCTTGGAGTAGGGGAAGAGGCTTTTGGTTACGCCCTTGTAGTTGATAGTGTGAACTATACTTTATGGGTTATGCTTTTACTGTTTTTGGTTCCTTTTGCCTCTTACTTTAACAAGTTCACAAAGAGTGATGAAGTCATGGATAAGTTTAGTGGAGTGGCTTGTGCTTGTGACATGGGGGCTAAGAAGTATTGGCTTTTGATACTTTTGGCTCTTGGTGCATCTGCATTTTCTCAAATCATAGCACATAATATTGAGCTACTAAATCAAACAACAACCATAGTTTTAGTTGCTTCTATTTTAGGAATTTTAGGCTCTTTTACAAAACTAAAAACTGTTAATGGTTCAAGTGAGATAGCAAACAGTATGCTTTATCTCCTCATCGCTCTCATAGGTTCAAAAGCTGTTTTTGATAGTTTTAGTGATGTAAGTTTTTATGTTTTAGCTGGTTTTATTATCCTAGTTATTCATGCTACTATCATGGTTATAGGAGCAAAAATATTTAAACTTGACCTCTTTAGCATAGCGGTTGCATCTTTGGCAAATATAGGAGGTGTGGCAGCTGCACCAATCCTTGCTGCAACTTACAATAAATCGCTTGTAAGTGTTGGAGTTTTGATGGCGATAATGGGCTATCTTATTGGTACTTTTGGTGGTTTAGCTGTTGGAAATATTTTAATTTTTATGGCAAAATAA
- a CDS encoding dipeptide epimerase yields MKITSISTQVKQIELKTPFITALRRVDIIEFVRVSVGCDNENIGLGEAPATKAVTGEDIESILSSIESIKMSLISLSPSEALDALHKSSIGSSAKASLDMAFVSLLEKNKITTKIKLTTDITISLKEAQEMFLDAKEAVKNGMDILKIKLGRDIKHAIKVTKKLSTLDAKLIIDANQAWSLEQSLEYIDAMKDIDIELIEQPVKSTQLKDLKTITAYSSIPILADESVFTLIDAKKVIESKSADMINIKLMKCGGVTKAREILDYARSKDVKCMLGSMLEGPISINAALHLALEYSDIIKYLDLDSPLLYKYESNELEFEFNKNVIIYTPYL; encoded by the coding sequence ATGAAAATAACCTCAATAAGCACACAAGTAAAACAAATAGAGTTAAAAACACCTTTCATAACCGCTCTTAGACGAGTAGATATTATAGAGTTTGTTAGAGTTAGTGTTGGCTGTGATAATGAAAACATAGGACTTGGAGAAGCACCTGCGACTAAAGCTGTGACAGGGGAAGATATAGAGTCTATTTTATCTTCTATTGAGTCTATTAAAATGAGTCTTATCTCTTTGAGTCCATCTGAAGCTCTAGATGCTTTGCATAAATCTAGCATCGGCAGTAGTGCTAAAGCATCTCTTGATATGGCTTTTGTATCTTTGTTAGAAAAAAACAAAATAACAACTAAAATAAAACTCACAACAGATATAACCATTAGTTTAAAAGAAGCACAAGAGATGTTCTTAGATGCTAAAGAAGCTGTGAAAAATGGCATGGATATTTTAAAGATAAAACTAGGTCGTGACATAAAACACGCCATAAAAGTTACAAAAAAACTCTCAACCTTAGATGCTAAACTCATTATAGATGCCAATCAAGCTTGGAGTTTAGAACAGAGTTTAGAGTATATAGATGCTATGAAAGATATTGACATCGAGTTAATAGAACAGCCAGTAAAAAGCACACAGTTAAAAGACCTAAAAACAATTACAGCTTATTCAAGTATTCCAATATTAGCAGATGAATCTGTTTTTACACTCATAGATGCAAAAAAAGTTATAGAGTCAAAAAGTGCTGATATGATAAATATAAAACTTATGAAATGTGGTGGAGTTACAAAAGCAAGAGAGATTTTAGACTATGCACGAAGTAAAGATGTAAAGTGCATGTTAGGCTCAATGCTTGAAGGTCCCATCTCTATAAATGCTGCCTTGCATCTAGCCTTAGAGTACAGTGACATCATAAAGTATTTAGACCTAGACTCACCCTTGCTTTACAAATATGAATCTAATGAACTAGAGTTTGAGTTTAATAAGAATGTGATAATTTATACCCCATATTTGTAA
- a CDS encoding response regulator transcription factor, translated as MVRLKKLNILFLEDNEEFAKNTTSVLNIYFKKVFHSNNIIDAMTLFDTYKIDVIISDIKVKGGNGLNFIKEVREKNEDVPIVILSAHKDENFLFKAIGLNLLSYELKPLRYEQLLSVLEKISKKLNSEKLIQIAPQLSYSYKTKLLYENDKEIKLAKREFLLIELLIKNKNTSVSIELIQKDVWQEKPMSEAAIKNLILRLRKKVSTKFIVTVTNMGYKLSHSY; from the coding sequence ATGGTTAGATTAAAAAAACTAAATATCCTTTTTTTAGAGGATAATGAAGAGTTTGCTAAAAATACCACTTCTGTTCTAAACATATACTTTAAAAAAGTTTTTCATTCAAACAATATTATAGATGCCATGACTCTTTTTGATACCTATAAAATAGATGTAATCATCTCAGACATAAAAGTAAAAGGTGGTAATGGGTTAAACTTTATAAAAGAAGTTAGAGAGAAAAATGAAGATGTTCCCATCGTAATCTTAAGTGCTCACAAAGATGAAAACTTTTTATTTAAAGCCATAGGGTTAAACCTTCTCTCTTATGAACTAAAACCCTTAAGATACGAGCAATTATTATCAGTTTTAGAAAAAATATCCAAAAAACTAAACTCCGAAAAATTGATACAAATAGCACCACAACTTTCATACTCTTACAAGACAAAGTTACTTTATGAAAATGACAAAGAGATAAAACTAGCAAAAAGAGAGTTTTTACTTATTGAACTTCTTATAAAAAACAAAAACACATCAGTATCAATTGAGCTAATCCAAAAAGATGTCTGGCAAGAAAAGCCGATGAGTGAAGCCGCTATAAAAAATCTTATATTAAGACTACGAAAAAAAGTTTCGACTAAGTTTATCGTTACTGTTACAAATATGGGGTATAAATTATCACATTCTTATTAA
- a CDS encoding hybrid sensor histidine kinase/response regulator: MRDKQSILIVDDAKENVDVLVQLLKEYDLITTLNGKTALNILQEEDIDLILLDIMMPEMDGFEVCSIIKKDKKNSHIPIIFLSALNKDEDIQKGFELGAVDYVTKPFNPSELLSRAHTHLKIRCYEKDLEKKVTQEISKNALKQQIIHQQSKQAALGELLMHIAHQWKQPLAALGSINLLHQTKLEKEIEISKEELLKNTKKSADLISFMSETVDTFKDFYTPSFEDKSFSLTNAVNEVIAISDATFEYDNIKVTLHSYETEETFANENEFTQVIFSIFNNAKNIFKLRNIQNPTIIIEIENKKLTISDNGEGIDVRIINDIFQPFVSTTNGTGVGLYIAKEIIDKNGGVISVKNSDIGCVFTIEFLTWLD; this comes from the coding sequence ATGAGAGATAAACAAAGTATCTTAATAGTAGATGATGCAAAAGAAAATGTAGATGTATTAGTTCAACTTTTAAAAGAGTACGATTTGATAACCACTCTTAATGGAAAAACAGCTTTAAATATTTTGCAAGAAGAAGATATAGACTTAATTTTGCTTGATATCATGATGCCAGAGATGGACGGTTTTGAAGTATGTTCTATAATAAAAAAAGATAAAAAAAATTCTCATATTCCTATTATTTTTTTAAGCGCGTTAAACAAAGATGAAGATATTCAAAAAGGTTTTGAGTTAGGCGCAGTTGATTATGTAACTAAACCTTTTAATCCAAGTGAACTTTTATCTCGCGCACATACGCATCTAAAGATTAGATGCTATGAGAAAGACTTAGAAAAAAAAGTAACACAAGAGATAAGTAAAAATGCTCTAAAACAACAGATAATTCATCAACAGTCAAAACAAGCTGCTCTTGGTGAACTTCTAATGCACATAGCCCACCAATGGAAACAACCACTTGCTGCTCTTGGCTCCATAAACCTTCTTCATCAAACAAAACTAGAAAAAGAGATAGAGATAAGCAAAGAAGAACTTTTAAAAAACACTAAAAAATCAGCCGACTTAATCAGCTTTATGTCTGAAACAGTAGATACTTTTAAAGACTTTTACACTCCTAGTTTTGAAGATAAATCTTTTTCCCTTACAAATGCGGTAAATGAAGTTATAGCCATCTCAGATGCGACTTTTGAGTATGACAATATAAAAGTAACTCTTCACTCATATGAGACTGAAGAAACTTTTGCAAATGAAAATGAATTTACGCAAGTTATATTTTCTATCTTTAACAATGCAAAAAATATATTTAAACTACGAAATATACAAAATCCAACCATAATTATAGAGATAGAAAATAAAAAACTCACTATTAGTGATAACGGAGAGGGAATCGATGTTAGAATCATAAACGATATATTTCAACCCTTTGTCAGCACAACCAATGGTACTGGAGTTGGTTTATACATAGCAAAAGAGATTATAGATAAAAATGGTGGTGTCATATCTGTTAAAAATTCAGATATTGGCTGTGTTTTTACAATAGAGTTTTTGACATGGTTAGATTAA
- a CDS encoding ATP-binding protein, with translation MIYKKYSKRKSIDALMFEANEVEKLFKTNIFTIGAIVPELLELNAKVFEKLGLLKDDIDIREMLKSFLFTTLNEKEKDFKLTEEEKNYLKKKKKIILCIDPHWMPFESFKNGKHIGLTADYFKVFEKTTDINFIVKKTSSWSESIALMKEKKCDILSLVMQTPLGKRYMSVTSPYIELPLVIATKPHVNFISDISTLEGKKLGITKDYSYEEILRTKYPKLEIIDVKNVEDGLKQVSEGKLFAYFDSSASIAYMFQKKFNGELKISGKLDTKWEHGIGVRNDETLLLSIMEKTVRSLDANKKKELLNKWVAIKYDKEINYSLIFQMLFFSFLIILAVLFWVRKLSILNKNLVFAKNKAEEAKKTKATFLANMSHEIKTPMSSILGMSYLIKETKLNKIQYDYIQKIETSSNNLLQLINDILDFSKLEAKKLKIKKVDFNLIDVLNNVENTVLVNTYEKGLEFKTHYDKTASTKLYGDSLRLTQILINLTSNAVKFTQEGKVELFIKQLNNKRFRFEVKDTGIGLSDKQIQNIFSSFTQADSSTTRKYGGTGLGLTITKELVELMNGEIWVKSFMEKGSSFIFEIDLKISKNTKNNTSKNEQKNYEKQNKIILNELMADELFLKLKKATAKRRPQLCTPILEEFNNYALSQKTQKLFNEVNELIIKYKFDEAKEKLNER, from the coding sequence GTGATTTATAAAAAATACTCAAAAAGAAAATCTATAGATGCTCTAATGTTTGAAGCAAATGAAGTAGAAAAACTCTTTAAAACAAATATTTTTACAATAGGTGCTATTGTTCCTGAACTTCTTGAATTAAATGCAAAAGTATTTGAAAAACTTGGACTTCTTAAAGATGATATCGATATACGAGAGATGCTAAAATCTTTTTTATTTACAACACTAAATGAAAAAGAAAAAGATTTTAAACTTACAGAAGAAGAAAAAAACTACCTTAAGAAAAAAAAGAAAATCATCTTATGTATTGACCCTCATTGGATGCCTTTTGAAAGTTTTAAAAATGGTAAGCATATTGGTTTAACGGCTGATTATTTTAAAGTATTTGAAAAAACAACAGATATAAACTTTATTGTAAAGAAAACTTCTTCTTGGAGTGAGTCCATCGCTCTGATGAAAGAAAAAAAGTGCGATATATTATCTTTAGTTATGCAAACTCCTTTGGGAAAAAGGTATATGAGCGTAACCTCCCCATATATAGAACTTCCTCTAGTAATAGCTACTAAACCTCATGTAAATTTCATATCAGATATTTCAACTTTAGAGGGGAAAAAACTTGGAATTACGAAAGACTACTCTTATGAAGAAATCTTAAGAACTAAATATCCAAAGCTTGAAATAATTGATGTTAAAAATGTAGAAGATGGACTAAAACAAGTAAGTGAAGGAAAACTCTTTGCTTATTTTGACTCTAGTGCAAGTATAGCTTATATGTTTCAAAAAAAGTTCAATGGTGAGCTAAAAATCAGCGGAAAACTAGATACAAAATGGGAACATGGTATAGGCGTTCGAAACGATGAAACACTACTTTTGAGTATCATGGAAAAAACTGTCCGAAGTCTAGATGCAAACAAAAAAAAAGAACTTCTAAACAAATGGGTAGCTATAAAGTATGATAAAGAGATAAACTACTCTCTCATTTTTCAAATGCTTTTTTTCTCTTTTCTTATCATACTAGCAGTACTTTTTTGGGTTAGAAAATTATCTATTTTAAATAAAAACCTTGTCTTTGCAAAAAATAAAGCAGAAGAAGCTAAAAAGACAAAAGCTACTTTTTTAGCAAATATGTCGCATGAAATAAAAACACCTATGAGCTCTATCTTGGGAATGAGTTATCTCATAAAAGAAACAAAACTAAATAAGATTCAATATGACTACATTCAAAAAATCGAAACTTCATCAAACAATCTACTTCAACTTATAAATGACATCTTAGATTTTTCTAAACTTGAAGCAAAAAAACTAAAGATAAAAAAAGTAGATTTTAACCTTATAGATGTTTTAAACAATGTTGAAAACACTGTCTTAGTAAATACTTATGAAAAAGGTTTAGAGTTTAAAACACACTATGATAAAACAGCTTCTACTAAGTTGTATGGTGATAGTTTACGCTTAACTCAAATACTCATAAATCTTACTTCAAATGCTGTAAAGTTCACACAAGAAGGCAAAGTTGAACTTTTCATTAAACAACTAAACAACAAAAGATTTAGATTTGAAGTTAAAGATACAGGCATCGGTCTAAGTGATAAGCAGATACAAAATATCTTTTCATCTTTTACCCAAGCAGATAGTAGCACTACAAGAAAGTACGGTGGAACAGGTCTAGGACTTACCATAACAAAAGAGCTTGTTGAACTTATGAATGGTGAGATTTGGGTTAAGTCTTTTATGGAAAAAGGAAGTAGCTTTATTTTTGAGATTGATTTAAAAATTAGTAAAAATACCAAAAATAATACTTCAAAAAACGAGCAAAAAAATTATGAAAAACAAAATAAGATAATACTAAATGAACTAATGGCAGATGAGTTGTTTTTAAAACTAAAAAAAGCAACCGCAAAAAGAAGACCTCAACTCTGTACTCCAATATTAGAAGAATTCAACAACTACGCACTCAGCCAAAAAACACAAAAGTTGTTTAATGAAGTAAATGAGTTAATCATAAAATATAAATTTGATGAAGCAAAGGAAAAACTAAATGAGAGATAA
- a CDS encoding ABC transporter substrate-binding protein: MKKLLLLLLPFVLFASTQKVSIQLEWKHQFEFAGIYAAIEQGYYEDIGLEVEVKEFKDGINISDDVVNGKSTFGFSSSSLIFSKLQNKPIVLLASYFKQNALALVVRDDIKSVKDLKNKKIMAMKYEIEQTSIGIMLQDNGLKKGDYTLVKHDFSIDKFINGEVDAMSIFITNQPFLLKKTKHPLQYFKSIGIWFLYL, encoded by the coding sequence ATGAAAAAACTTCTTTTACTTTTACTCCCTTTTGTTTTGTTTGCATCTACGCAAAAAGTTTCTATTCAGCTTGAGTGGAAACATCAATTTGAGTTTGCTGGTATATATGCTGCTATTGAGCAAGGTTATTATGAAGATATCGGTTTAGAAGTTGAGGTAAAAGAGTTTAAAGATGGTATAAATATAAGTGATGATGTTGTCAATGGCAAATCAACCTTTGGATTTTCCTCTTCTTCACTAATTTTTAGTAAACTTCAAAACAAACCTATCGTTCTTTTAGCTTCTTACTTTAAACAAAATGCTCTAGCCTTAGTTGTAAGAGACGATATAAAAAGTGTAAAAGACTTAAAAAATAAAAAAATAATGGCTATGAAGTATGAAATAGAGCAAACAAGCATAGGGATTATGCTTCAGGATAATGGCTTAAAAAAAGGAGATTACACCTTAGTAAAACATGATTTTAGTATTGATAAGTTTATAAATGGTGAAGTAGATGCTATGAGTATTTTTATAACAAATCAGCCATTTTTACTAAAAAAAACAAAACATCCCTTACAATATTTTAAATCCATCGGAATATGGTTTTTATACTTATGA